The DNA window TTGTGTACATAGTTTGGAACTGATTTTTTTGAGGAGCTCGAGTTAATTTTAGCCAGGTTGAGGCTACAAAGAGATGTTCAAGGGTCCTTTTCCTCCCTTTTGCAATAGGGTAGGATTGTTTGTGGCATGTTGGAGGGTGTGCTGTTTTGTAGGGTCTTTGAGGTGAGAGGAATAATAGAATTTCTTGAGGGTTTGAGAGATCTCCGAGTGAGGTTTGATCCTTTTTAATTATCTGTTAGGATTTATATCTCTTGATTGTAAGCCTAtcctttttgtagtttttcttcctttttgtgggcttctttttttgtgtgcacttgtattctttctttcattctcaatgaaagtttgGTTATTCAGCCAATGTCAGCATAACTCGCAGTAATTAGCATGTACTTCTTTCCTCATACTAGAGGTTCAAATTCTCATACTTCACTTGTTGTACTCAAACTGAAAGCTtgattattcattaaaaaaaaaaaaattaactccATCTCGAAGTCCTACTTGCATGTATATGTAGGGAATAACACCTACATCTTTCTTTAAGTTCATATCAGCAAGATTTGGACTTGTTAAAAAGCATGTAGTGTTTCtgttgccaaaaaaaaaaaaaaggaagtatGCAGTGTTTGCATATTTCCATTTGCCATTAGAAACGATTCTGACTATGTCCTTGTAAGTAATAGAACTGCATTTTGTGCTGAAATTAGCTATAAATCTTATGTTAGTTTTTGCATTGTAGAATTAGGGTcctatgttttaaaatctgtTCTAATATGACTAATCAAAAgtatattttcatattatgtTAACTTGACTTCCTGTGGAAGAGTATCTTTAACTATGCATTTTACTTAGAATCATGCAAATGCTTCAGGTCTTCCCCCACATCAAGAGATTGGAATGCCTTCGCTTTCCCCTACAATGACAGAGGTAGCTTATGCTCACTAACCTACCAgaataatttattgttaaataaatgctaagttgtttttttataatatgcaGGGCAACATTGCAAGGTGGTTGAaaaaagagggagagaaaatTTCTCCTGGGGAAGTGCTTTGTGAAGTTGAAACAGTATATTCTAATACCTTTTGGGAGTTGGAAGTTGAAAGTAGTTTTTTACTGCCTTTTGATGGTAGGAATATTGCACTCTAATTTCTGATTCTGCATACTTGAAGGATAAAGCAACAGTAGAAATGGAATGCATGGAGGATGGTTATCTTGCCAAGATAATTCGTGGAGACggagaaaaggaaattaaagtTGGTGAGGTATTGATATTGCTTtacatcattttttctttccctcttaCCTTTACAAGGGAAAAGGATCGATTGCCATGTTGCGCCATTGTCATACGTGGTGGCAATGACTGTCATTGAAAGCTCTCTCTCAAGATAGAGGTGTgtggatattttattttttgcattTGACGTGGTTTACACAAgtaccttttttttatataggtAATTGCCATCActgttgaagatgaagaggatGTAGCAAAGTTTAAAGATTATAAACCCACTTCATCAAATGCTGATGCTGGTGCTGCAGCTGCTAAGGAATCATCTGGCCCTAGCCCACCCAAGAGAGAAGTTGAGGAACCAGTTCGTTCACCTGAGTCAAAGACTGTTAAGCAGAGTCCTCCTGCTCCAGCTGGAGATCGTATTTTTGCTAGTCCTCTGGCAAGAAAGTTAgcagaagaaaacaatgttaGTTTGAGAATATCTTTTTTAATCGAAATTTGGAgctttatatttatgatttctttttaGCTATAGTTCGAATTTACTGAGTGCAGGTGCCCCTATCAAGTATCAAAGGAACAGGTCCTGAAGGGAGCATTGTGAAGGCTGACATAGAAGATTACATGGGTAATTCACTTTCTTTATGCTGGCCAGTTTCATTAACaactttatttgtttttgtgtagTTGTCTATCTATCTGTTTACATTTGAGTTGTTACTGTGAATATCTCTGTTGTTTTTGTACCCATTGATATGCTTCTTTTGTTGAAACATGGtctaataatatcttttatccTACATGTCTCTAGCTTCGCGTGGGAAGGAATCAACCACATCCCCAAAAGCCAAGGATGCAGCAGGTGCACCATTGGATTACAGTGATTTGCCACATACTCAAATAAGAAAGGTCTGCCACTCCTTTCGCCCCATCCCTCTCAGTCCACACACTCCATGATTATAGGATTTCTTGGTATTTTCTGGCAGCTTTTAGTGTAATATGACGATATCTTACTCTGCGTTGCCTTCATCAATGTTCTCGATCTCTTTCCTAACTTGTTCCAGAAACACAAAAGTTCTGCAATTTTGTGTTTGCTTAGTGCCGGTCTCCACACCTTTCAACTCTTAGGATGTTCTATAAACGGGTTACTTGTAATTGTTAGATGTTTTGTTAGCGGCATccccattttcaaatttgaatcttatttATTGGATTGATAGACAAACTGTCCTAAATATTCCAACTAGTTGCGTGTTTTCCCAGAGCTAATATTTCCTAAATTTTAACAGATTACAGCATCACGATTACTATTCTCAAAGCAAACCATTcctcattattatttaactgtTGATACATGCGTTGACAAGCTCATGGAGTAAGTCATTTCTCTATACCTTTTGCAGTTAAATATCACCCAAAGCTATAAATTTAATGAGcttttgttctctttgtaGTTTGAGAAAGCAGTTAAATGCATTACAAGAAGCATCTGGTGGAAAGAGGCTATCTGTTAATGACCTTGTCATTAAggtattttaaagaaattatatagCTGGGTGTGTAGTTCAATTGTTTTCTGTTGTTAATTTGTCTCATTTGACNttttttttttttttttttttttttttttttttttttgaattctttATATCTTTTTCGCTTGAAAGAAGCTGAATACAGTATGTTAAATTTTCAGGACGCTTCATTTCCTCTCTGTTTGATGTGAAGTTCTTGATTAGCGTTTTGTATTTTAGTTGTTTTCCTGTGATTTTGAATGCTTGGAAAGTTCTTATTTCTTAAGCCCTTGTGGAAGGAACCTACTTCGTCCTGTCAACATTCTACAAACGTTCTATCCAAACCTACCCTTGTTCTTagaaaagaaatcattttAATCCTTGTAAGAACATTGCTGCAGGCTGCTGCCTTGGCTCTGAGGAAAGTACCTCAATGCAACAGTTCATGGACGGACAATTATATTAGACAGTAAGTGAATAAGAATTATTCTAATTTGCTTATTTCATTGACACATTGTGATGTAAATTTCTCTCTTCGTCCACTCATCCAGGTATCACAATGTGAACATTAATGTCGCAGTGCAGACTGATAATGGACTTTTCGTTCCCGTCATCAGGGTCAGTAGTTGTCTTTGTAAAAGCGGTTGAATAGTTGGCTTTTATTACCGTTGTATAGAAGATgtgaaattgttttatttacagGACGCAGACAAAAAAGGTTTATCTAGTATTTCTGAAGAGGTCAAGAAATTAGCgcagagagcgagagagaacAGTTTAAAGCCAGAAGATTATGAGGTGAAATGTTGTTTGAATACCCAGGAACAAGATTTACTCGTGGTTTAAGGATTTTAATTAGCAGTTTAATCCTTTTGCAGGGAGGCACTTTTACTGTGTCTAACTTGGGAGGTCCATTTGGAATCAAGCAATTTTGTGCCATTATCAACCCGCCGCAGTCGGGCATTCTTGCTGTTGGATCTGGTACGCAGATCATTCATCATTCTTGATGTCAACCaatgcttttttctttttaattattattattgttaatcGCCATTCACATCTAATCTTGCGCAGCGGAGAAGAGGGTCATACCAGGATCAGGCGCTGAAGAATTCAAGTTTGCTTCCTTCATGTCGGTTACACTGAGCTGTGATCATCGCGTTATTGATGGTAGAAAATCATTACAGAATTCTGAACCTGAAGTCTTTTAAGATTGTGTATGACTTGAAAGAGAAGTGTTAGCTGTGTAACATTCCGTTCTTCTCTGTTTGATCAGGGGCAATCGGCGCGGATTGGCTCAAAGCATTCAAGGGCTACATCGAGAATCCCGAATCAATGTTGCTATAGGTTTGATTGATTGACTTATCcattttcatcaaacaaattatTGTCTGTTGTCACATAAGCAATCATGCGGAGGGAAGATTGCGATCTCGGCTCTTCTTTtggatatattctattttcggCTTCAGTTGTAGTATCCTTGGGATCTCCTTTTGGCAACACAACCAAAGGAGATTGGAGTTTGCATATATAGACTAAGGGAATAAGGTGGTGATTGTTGAGGAATTGGATTTCCAAACGAACGCagcttgtaatttattttccttgtCGATTGGTCTGGTTTTCAGGTCAATAAAGGATATAGACGAAGAGGAAATTTTGTCCGTTTCATCATCTGCTGATTGATAATATACAGTGAATTGCTTCCTGGATGAAAAGGAGCACTtaaaattcattcaaaatagATCATTTCTGAGAATAGAAAGCTATGAGCTTTGTGATTTAAATATAGCTATGAGCTTTGTGATTTTCAGGTATGAAAATGCAAGTTGGGATGGCAGAGATTCACTTCCCAAAAGCACAGATTGCGTGGTGATGCAATGCATATTAGCATTGGAGCTCCATTAAAATGTGTGCCCATTTCTTTAGAAGATAATGCTATAAACGCCATTCATTCTCTCACATTCCTTTTTGTACTCACAATCGGATTTACATCTAAACCTGCAAACATATCATGAATGAGCTCAAGACTTCACCCTAGCAGATGTTCGTTTTGATCTGTGTTTTGATCCGTTATGTTATTGCTATCagcttcaaagttttaaaatgtgtctactagcgAGGCTCTCGCGTCCttataatgaatattttacTCGTCCttataatgaatattttgcttaaaatgtgtctattagagagagactTTCACGTCCttataatgaatattttgttttcctcttcaaccgatgatCTTACAATTCATTCCTCTTGGGAGCCCATCGCTCTCTTTGGCATTCCAACTggtgtttgactttgatatcatttgtaacatcaAGTCTACTTGTTCGCGTTCTTATTGTCATTGACCTTTTAAAATGCGTAGAGAAGTTTCCATATCCTTACCATGAATattttgtgtatatatataccaacctaacgatcaaaatcaaatataaattacaaGTTCCCTAAATAATCCaaacaaatatcatataaaatttatatgaaaaattttcaactaaatttaGGCTaagtttagtttaaaaaagaattgtttAGGAGAGCCGATTATTTCCAAAAACATTAGGTTTGTTGTTACGTGAGagtagagaagaaagagaggcGTTTGGGGAAAATTGGTGAATGACAAAGCAAAGCCCACCACGTGGCAGATACCCAAAGGGTCCTCATTTTTCACAGGCCCAGATGGCGTCCACATTATTGGTCCCAGTggacttttctattttatttatttatttattcccttaaaaaaagaaaagcatcTGGACACGTGTCTTTTCTCATGAAAAATCCATGACTCAATAATCTTCGGTGATATGAATCGAGCATTCTTCCGTAGCAGACAGCTTTCAGCGATGCAACATAATTACTTCTAAACTCTATACGTgtccattcaaatttttagaccctttgtttttttccaatttaaaatatattttcttttggggataaaatttaattcaatgaaAACATAGCCGTCTGGATTCTGCTCcgagttcatttttttttttcataaacgTTCATCTGGTGAGATGtgttcattttgttcttgttcttcttcttctctcttatGTTAATTTCCCTAATTTCTTGCCCTTTTTGAGCCAATGGGGTCTTTAAACCtctgattttagtttatttctATGTGGGTTTTCGTTGTTTTGGATCGGATTTTGATGGGTTGCGTTGGATCCATGAAACTCCCAAGTTTTATGTGGAAAAAGAGGCGAACCCTTTTGGAGATTTCTTGTGATTTCGCTTTATTTTAGATCCCTCCACCTGTCTCCTTCGagggttttgttcttctttattgGATAAAGGTTAGAGATCCTTGTTTTCTCATGTTTCTGTGTATATAAGAGCTGATAGTGGAGAAAAGATTATTGATAGTTGGGAGTTCTTATCAGAGAGGGAAGAATTTGATGGAATTCCTTCTCGAAATCATTGCAAGGTTAGATCCACTGTTCTTGAATAGATCTTAGGATTTGGAATCTGATTTCTTCTGCTTGTTTTTGAGCTTACTCTGTTGAGAATCTGTGATTTGATTGTGAACTTTGTCATTGAAAAGCTTTGTGGATTTGTGGATTTGTGTTAAAGCAGCTTAGTTTTTCTGTAGTTGATTGCCAAATGATGAGGTTGTAGAGATTTAGGAAGATAGCTAATTATCTGTAGGATTTGTAAGAATGATGGAAGAGATGTCTCCTGCTGTTTCTTTGACACTTAGTTTGGGCAATTCAAAGTCTGATAGTTCAGAAAGTCCTGGTCATGTCGAATACGCACGCCTAAAGTTGGTGACCGACACGGTAGGTTCGATTGGTAATGGTAGCTTCCATGATTTTAATGGTATAGTTGATGGCTTAACCGTGTCGCGCCCAACGGACAATGGTCAAGGTATAAACACGTTTTGGGGGTTGTTACCGAAGAACGGCACGAATTTGAGTGTAGATAAGGAAGATGCATTGTTATCTACTCTGGATTACCCTGATGAAATGATAGATGATGGATTGTTTGGTATTAATGGTGGTGTCAAAATTGGAGATGTTAGTAATGGTCATATTGTTGCTAAGGCTATCATCTTGGTCGAATCAGGGAATATCCCGACCAATGAACTTATTGTCGCGACCGTAAGCCCGGATTTAGAAGTATCTGCCTCGTCAGAGCTGCACGCCGCCCCTGCTGTAGTTTTCGAATCAAAAGGGGGGGATAGTGTTCATAAAGGCGTTCGTAGCGTCTTCGAACGTGATTGTATTCCGCTTTGGGGGTCGGTATCGATTTGTGGTAGAAGACCAGAAATGGAAGATGCAATTTCTTCTGTTCCTTGTTTTGCAAAGATTCCTATCAAAATGCTTGTAGGAAATGATTTGGTGAATGGAATTGGTCAAAGTTTAACGCATATCAACAGCCATTTTTTTGGTGTTTATGATGGACATGGGGGCCCTCAGGTACCTTGTTCTATTTGTGAACCAAGTCTGTATCATAGTCTGTATATAACTTTTGACGTGTTTCTCGAATTCGATATCGtattatgaattaaaggaaGGTTTTTGTGTAGGTTGCTGATTATTGTCGGGAGCGGATACACGTGGCGTTAGCTGAAGAGATAAGAGATTTTAAACAAGATCGAAATAATGGAAGCAATGGAGAGAATTGGCAGCAAGGTTGGGAGAGAACCTTTAACAATTGCTTTCTTAGAGTTGATGATGAAATAGAAGGAAAAGTTGGTAGAACGGTCGGTGGAGATGTTTTCGATACAAGCTTTGAGCCTGTTGCCCCGGAAACTGTTGGCTCGACTGCTGTTGTTGCGTTGGTTTGTTCATCACACATCATTGTTGCGAACTGTGGTGATTCAAGAGCAGTCCTATGCCGTGGTAAAGAACCCATGGCTTTATCGGTCGATCATAAAGTACGCTTCGATCTCGTATAGAATGATAGAGCAACCTCTATATCTTTTGAATGAACTAACGAATTCTAAATGTGATTTTTCAACAGCCAAATCGGGAAGACGAGTATGCTCGGATTGAATCGTCTGGAGGCAAGGTCATTCAGTGGAACGGACATCGTGTGTTCGGAGTTCTTGCAATGTCTAGATCGATTGGTACGTTATTTCTGATCCAATGCTTATGCTCTTGCTTGTGCACAGAAAGATTAGATTATCTGATTCTCCTGACTAACAGGTGATAGATATTTGAAGCCATGGATTATTCCTGATCCGGAAGTTATGTGCTTTGCTCGAGCGAAAGAAGACGAGTGTCTTATTTTAGCGAGCGACGGACTGTGGGATGTGATGACAAATGAGGAAGTGTGTGAAGTAGCTCGGAGGCGGATTCTGCTTTGGCACAAGAAACACGGGGCGTCGGCTTCGTGTCTCGGCAATCGAGGCACGGGAGTTGACCCAGCTGCACAAGCTGCTGCAGATTACCTCTCCATGCTTGCTCTCCAAAAGGGAAGCAAAGACAATATCTCTGTGATTGTAGTGGACTTGAAAGCTCAAAGGAAGTTCAAGACCAAATCTTAAACGTACCCTTTCGAGTTCATAGCTCCTCGAGCAACACGGTACGGTATGGTACGTTTTTGCAGTTTACGACTCGTTCTAATGAGTTCGAAAATATAGAAAACTGTGTATGTATCATAGAACATTTCCTCATGGAAATTCagcagaaaagaaagaaagaaagaaacagcaTCCATCTGTAATGAAGTAGTTCTAATCTATGCTTCTTTGGTTTCTTTCCTCATGGAAATATGGTTCTTCTTATATTATATACTCTCTTCATTACACTGATTCGGACTGACTTGATTAATGATTTTAATCAGTTGAGTTATTCTCGAGTTGGCCAGCTAACTGTGAATTTAGATTTGCTTTAACGTGCGGAGGTAGTACGTATTTGACtaacatgatatgatattgataCATTTACTACTTACGAGTTTACGATGATAGCATGCACGTATTATGAATGATCTCACCAATccatcttttaaattttcattttaatatcgGTTTGAAAATGGATATACTTAATATATtatagataaaaattaaaaattcttatatataaaaaaaaattcaatgtgagatcccacatcgggtGGAGAGGGAATTGagacattctttataaaggtataCAAACGTCTCTCTAATAAACATGTCATTTgttagtatcagagtcagataccgagtggtgtgccaatgaggacactggccccaaaggcgagtggtgtgccaatgaggacactggccccaaaggggtaaAAGGACACTAAATTGTAAGccagtggtgtgccagtgaggacactggccccaaaggggtaaAAGGACACTAGCCCCAAAGGGGTAAAAGGACACTAGCCCCAAGGGGACAGAGATAAATTGTAAGCCagtggtgtgctagtgaggacactAGCCCCAAAGGGGTAAAAGGACACTAGCCCCAAGGGGATAGGGATAAATTGTAAGATTgtacatcgattgaagagaggggaacgaaacattccttgttaTAAGGTGTGTAAACTtttccttagtagacgtgctttaaaatcgtaagactgacgatgatacataactagtcaaagtggacaatattttcGAGTGGGCTTGGCTCttacattcaaatatgaaACTCGGGTGAAGGAGGCCTGAAATTACCTACTTAGTtgagtttttaatatttttttgttttgatatttttgtcCATAGCTCTTAAATTTTCATCTATTACCCTCAAAATTGGGGCcaaagtttgaaaattgaaaagaataattagtttttaaaaacatgttttttatttttatttttagaatttgactATTTCACTATCAACataaatatgatattaaagataaaaattatcataaagaaattggaataaaatttaagtaattataaataaataaaaaaactaaatgtaataataaaaattagcaGTAACTAAGGATTATTTGCAGTggcataaatttaaataattacaaaaaaaaaaaaaaactaaatttaataataaaattagtaGTAATTAAGGATTATTTGCAGTGGGAATCCAACTCTCACGTGAGCTTGGAATCATATCCCACCAAACATGGGCTGTGCTGTCTCCAGTTCTTCACTATTTCACACaacaacataaaaattaaaccccgattctttttcaattattattttaaataacagttatttaatttttactatgcaattatttaatttcaaatatattttgcACATTTAAATTACAtcctctaaattttttaaataattttaatttaaataaatatatggttAACccaaaaatacaatttaagTATAGttcttttaaacttatttttgaatttttaaaattattaatgctttgaaatatatttattatggTAGAGATTGGAATATTTACAGtgactaataaataaataaataaataaaatatggatATGATTTATATGGCTCCCTTCTCTCCACACAGTGGCAACACAAGAACACTTCTTCCCCCattaggaaaaaaacaaaagccaAAATGGACACACCGCCGCCACTTCGGCCGGAACCAACTTCCGGCCGCCGCGACCTCCGCCGTACTACACCATTTCAATTCCTTAATTTCGATGCCTTTCCAATTCTCTTTCTCGtcatttctctgtttttcatCTTCGTTTTCTCAATTTCTCCATTTTACAGTTTCAGTTTCAGTTTTCGTTCATTAAAGCCTCAATCAACATGGAAAAGCTTGGACTTCCTCTGTTTGGCTTTGGTCCTCTTCGCCATTGCCTGTGGGCTTCTCAGCAAAAACAATGGCGAAAACACAGTTCGTGAAGAAATTTACAGAGCTTCTGTTACTTCAAATGATTCAGAGATGAGCTACAAGTCAAACCCATCGATCCCAAATCAACGGAATGGCTACGCAGATCGGACGGATCAGATTCTTCTCCATTATCCGCCGGAGATCGCTGGAGTTGAATACTGGCGGCTTTCCGGCGGGGGTTATATAACCAATTATCAATGTATCAGTTCAGATTCTCTTCAGCATTGTCGAAATTTGAAGGAATTTGAAGAAGGGTTTGATTCCAAGAGAGATTCTAGAGCTACATTTTCTGTTAATGATGAAGAAACTTCCCCTTCGTTTTCGCGTCTGTATCAGATTTCTGTTCCTCCATTAGTGACACCTCCCCAGCTTTCTTCGCCGCCGGGTGCGGTAGTTGTAGCGGAGGTAGAGAGAATAAATGAAGGGGATGGAGATTTTGAACCTGAATTGCTCGGAGAGGATTTTCAGGCAATGGAAGTTGAAATAAGcaaaaatgagaaacagagagaggtAGAGAGTAAAGAAacaaagaggaagaggaacaagaacaagaacaagatgaaGAAATGGCAAAAGGGTGttgagaatttcaaagaattcGTTACTCCACAACATCGTTTCAATCGGAATTTATCTCCGCCGCCAGCGCCAGGGCCGCCGGTGACGGTTCATCAATATCAAATTTCGAGTATAGTAGGCGAAACAAAAAGAGGTTTCCCATCTCCACCAGAATCCTCGCCGCAAACACTCATTGCTGTGCGAACCCAGAATAGCACCGTCGAGCAACCGCCGTCAGGTGGATTAGCTCCGCCGTCGACGACGGCGGAATTGCAGATTCTAATGAAGGGGGAATCTAAAAGAAACGAAGATGCAGAGAGAAAAGGAGCGAGATTTTGTGGAAGTCCGGATGTGAACAGTAAAGCTGATAGCTTCATCGAGACATTCAGAGCGGGTTTGAAATTGGAGAGGATGAACTCGATGAAGGAGAGGCAGAGGAAGACGAGGACATCCATTTTGGGCCGTAAGGGCCCAGAACAGTAAGTTGCTCGGCccaagttcattttttttttatttgttggtttattgatgactaaatatataatttctttcctaATTATTTCcaatcatttttcaatttcaaatcaacCATATGCGAGGGAAAGTTCAACCTATAACCTTGAGGATAGATGTTAGGAATCTTGAGGATagatgttaggaatcacgactcactagtcgtatgatattgtccactttgagcataagctatcatgactttacttttagtttccccaaaaaacttcgtactaatggagatagtgtttcttacttataaatcccgTACTAATGAagatagtgttccttacttataaattcactTCGTACTAATAgagatagtgttccttacttataaatcttTTCTTCGTTAGCTAATGTGGGATTACTCATCTCAAtgattctcaacaatccttccCTCGAAggaagtacaccatagagtctTCCCTaaattctcaacaatctttctctagagctctcaaacaacctccccttaatcgaggctcaactcctccCTCAGAGTCTTCCCTaaattctcaacaatctttctctagagctctcaaacaacctccccttaatcgaggccaACTcctctggagtcctcgaagaacaccctttgttcgacaattgaggattctattgacatgactaagttaaggacaTGATTCTGATACTGTTAGGAaccacaactctccacaatggtatgatattatctactttgagcataagctctcatacctttgttttttgtttttctaaaacGCCTCATTTCAATGGAAATAGTGTTCCTTAcctataaattcatgatctttcttttaattagccaatgtgggactatTCCTCTTAATAATCCTCAACTATAGATGCATGATTGCATGAAAATAGATcgtaaaaattgaataatgaGTAAACAATATGTTCGTATATATATCATGAAAATATAAGAGATAAAAGGATACATTTGAAACTTTAACCTATATGCATGTCCATCAAACTATCACTATCACTACAGGGATACATCAGGATTTATACAGTTGACGGTTACTTTATTTCTATTTACATGTCAACATTTCCATACTCCCACAGCTTGAAGTTCAGTGTAT is part of the Cucurbita pepo subsp. pepo cultivar mu-cu-16 chromosome LG03, ASM280686v2, whole genome shotgun sequence genome and encodes:
- the LOC111790944 gene encoding probable protein phosphatase 2C 50, with product MMEEMSPAVSLTLSLGNSKSDSSESPGHVEYARLKLVTDTVGSIGNGSFHDFNGIVDGLTVSRPTDNGQGINTFWGLLPKNGTNLSVDKEDALLSTLDYPDEMIDDGLFGINGGVKIGDVSNGHIVAKAIILVESGNIPTNELIVATVSPDLEVSASSELHAAPAVVFESKGGDSVHKGVRSVFERDCIPLWGSVSICGRRPEMEDAISSVPCFAKIPIKMLVGNDLVNGIGQSLTHINSHFFGVYDGHGGPQVADYCRERIHVALAEEIRDFKQDRNNGSNGENWQQGWERTFNNCFLRVDDEIEGKVGRTVGGDVFDTSFEPVAPETVGSTAVVALVCSSHIIVANCGDSRAVLCRGKEPMALSVDHKPNREDEYARIESSGGKVIQWNGHRVFGVLAMSRSIGDRYLKPWIIPDPEVMCFARAKEDECLILASDGLWDVMTNEEVCEVARRRILLWHKKHGASASCLGNRGTGVDPAAQAAADYLSMLALQKGSKDNISVIVVDLKAQRKFKTKS
- the LOC111791412 gene encoding uncharacterized protein LOC111791412; translated protein: MDTPPPLRPEPTSGRRDLRRTTPFQFLNFDAFPILFLVISLFFIFVFSISPFYSFSFSFRSLKPQSTWKSLDFLCLALVLFAIACGLLSKNNGENTVREEIYRASVTSNDSEMSYKSNPSIPNQRNGYADRTDQILLHYPPEIAGVEYWRLSGGGYITNYQCISSDSLQHCRNLKEFEEGFDSKRDSRATFSVNDEETSPSFSRLYQISVPPLVTPPQLSSPPGAVVVAEVERINEGDGDFEPELLGEDFQAMEVEISKNEKQREVESKETKRKRNKNKNKMKKWQKGVENFKEFVTPQHRFNRNLSPPPAPGPPVTVHQYQISSIVGETKRGFPSPPESSPQTLIAVRTQNSTVEQPPSGGLAPPSTTAELQILMKGESKRNEDAERKGARFCGSPDVNSKADSFIETFRAGLKLERMNSMKERQRKTRTSILGRKGPEQ